The Candidatus Endomicrobium procryptotermitis genome window below encodes:
- a CDS encoding helix-turn-helix domain-containing protein yields MKDTKNNSKIKYLRIKDFAEIFNLHKQTVSVLIREGKINAVKIYGTTAWRIPIEEVESYKQKSIKQTKKDIFTRDF; encoded by the coding sequence ATGAAAGATACAAAAAACAACTCAAAAATAAAATATTTGCGAATAAAAGATTTCGCAGAGATTTTTAATCTCCATAAACAAACAGTAAGTGTTCTTATACGGGAGGGTAAGATTAACGCTGTCAAAATATATGGCACCACGGCATGGAGAATCCCGATTGAAGAAGTAGAAAGCTACAAGCAGAAAAGCATTAAACAAACAAAGAAGGATATTTTTACGAGAGATTTTTAA
- a CDS encoding LexA family transcriptional regulator — protein MSKQKSSNIGFVISALLKESNMTQEELSSKIGISRPVISGWINARYEPTFENVKKLAKIFGRSISVFSEDNNSYMDEKDIIPLTDKNTIRIPIYIDISAGVPNFLDEDPSGYEDVPRIIAYGAKFAVRCNGDSMTPTISKGDICYIKPSIEAIDGKIMLVKVDDGFTLKRIKKNKGKIELLSDNKKYSKTKYKSIEFIGLVVATKREIA, from the coding sequence ATGAGCAAACAAAAAAGCAGCAATATTGGATTTGTAATTTCGGCGCTTTTGAAAGAAAGCAATATGACGCAAGAAGAACTGTCGTCTAAAATAGGCATTAGTCGGCCAGTAATAAGCGGATGGATAAATGCAAGATATGAGCCGACTTTCGAAAACGTAAAAAAATTAGCGAAGATTTTCGGAAGATCAATCTCTGTTTTTTCTGAAGACAATAACAGCTATATGGATGAAAAGGATATTATTCCATTAACAGATAAAAATACAATAAGAATTCCAATATACATTGACATTTCTGCCGGGGTTCCCAACTTTTTAGATGAAGATCCTTCCGGGTACGAAGATGTTCCACGCATTATTGCCTATGGCGCAAAGTTCGCAGTAAGATGCAATGGTGACAGTATGACGCCTACAATATCAAAGGGTGACATTTGCTATATAAAACCTTCTATCGAAGCTATAGACGGAAAGATTATGTTAGTAAAGGTAGATGATGGGTTTACTTTAAAAAGAATTAAAAAAAATAAAGGCAAAATCGAACTTTTGTCCGACAATAAAAAATACTCCAAAACTAAATATAAATCCATTGAATTTATTGGCCTTGTTGTAGCTACAAAAAGAGAAATAGCATGA